One Georgenia wutianyii DNA segment encodes these proteins:
- a CDS encoding Gfo/Idh/MocA family protein, producing the protein MTTRTLRIAMNGITGRMGYRQHLLRSILPIRDAGGVELEDGTRVQVEPILVGRRENAVREIAERHGVEHWTTDVESVMADPSIDIYFDAQLTSLRKATLTAAMKAGKHVYTEKPTAETLEEAVELARLGEETGVTAGVVHDKLYLPGLVKLRRLVDQGFFGRILSLRGEFGYWVFEGDVQPAQRPSWNYRKEDGGGMVVDMFCHWNYVLEGILGTVDAVTARAVTHIPTRWDEQGREYTATADDAAYGIFEVTTPEGHPVIAQINSSWAVRVHRDELVEFQVDGTHGSAVAGLRSCVAQERAHTPKPVWNPDLPVTEPFREQWLDVPANADLDNGFKLQWEEFLRDVVAGRPHRYGLLSAARGVQLAELGLRSSAEGRRLEIPEITL; encoded by the coding sequence ATGACCACGCGCACGCTGCGGATCGCGATGAACGGCATCACCGGACGGATGGGCTACCGCCAGCACCTCCTCCGATCGATCCTCCCGATCCGCGACGCCGGCGGCGTCGAGCTCGAGGACGGCACGCGCGTACAGGTCGAGCCGATCCTCGTCGGGCGCCGGGAGAACGCCGTCCGGGAGATCGCCGAGCGCCACGGCGTGGAGCACTGGACCACCGACGTCGAGTCCGTCATGGCCGACCCGAGCATCGACATCTACTTCGACGCCCAGCTCACCTCCCTGCGCAAGGCCACCCTCACCGCCGCCATGAAGGCCGGCAAGCACGTCTACACCGAGAAGCCCACCGCCGAGACGCTGGAGGAGGCCGTCGAGCTCGCCCGACTCGGCGAGGAGACCGGGGTGACCGCCGGCGTCGTCCACGACAAGCTCTACCTGCCCGGCCTGGTCAAGCTCCGCCGCCTCGTCGACCAGGGCTTCTTCGGACGCATCCTGTCCCTGCGCGGCGAGTTCGGCTACTGGGTCTTCGAGGGCGACGTCCAGCCCGCGCAGCGCCCGAGCTGGAACTACCGCAAGGAGGACGGCGGCGGCATGGTCGTCGACATGTTCTGCCACTGGAACTACGTCCTCGAGGGCATTCTCGGCACCGTCGACGCCGTCACCGCCCGGGCCGTCACCCACATCCCCACCCGCTGGGACGAGCAGGGCCGGGAGTACACCGCCACCGCCGACGACGCCGCCTACGGCATCTTCGAGGTCACGACCCCGGAGGGTCACCCCGTCATCGCCCAGATCAACTCCTCGTGGGCGGTGCGCGTCCACCGCGACGAGCTCGTGGAGTTCCAGGTCGACGGCACGCACGGCTCCGCTGTCGCCGGCCTGCGCAGCTGCGTGGCACAGGAGCGCGCGCACACCCCCAAGCCGGTGTGGAACCCCGACCTGCCGGTCACCGAGCCCTTCCGCGAGCAGTGGCTCGACGTGCCCGCCAACGCCGACCTCGACAACGGCTTCAAGCTGCAGTGGGAGGAGTTCCTCCGCGACGTCGTCGCCGGCCGCCCGCACCGCTACGGGCTGCTGTCCGCCGCGCGCGGCGTGCAGCTCGCCGAGCTCGGCCTGCGCTCCTCCGCCGAGGGGCGCCGCCTGGAGATCCCGGAGATCACCCTGTGA